The following is a genomic window from Citrifermentans bemidjiense Bem.
GGTCAGGCAAGGGATGCCGTGGCGGGCGGCCAGTTCGCGTACCGAGCGGAACCAGATCTCCTCGCTCGCCGAGTCCTCGTGGCTGAAGACGAGGCGGACGTCGGCCCCCTGGCGGATCAGTTCCTCCAGGCAGCGGTAGCCCACGTTGTGGTAGGCGCAAACTACGACCTTATCCTTCATCGCTTCCTCCGTGTATCCTGCGCACCACGTAGCGCGGCCTGCGCCGCACCTCCTGGTAGATCCTCCCCACGTACTCTCCCACGATCCCGATCCCGAAAATGGTGACGCCGATGAAGAAGAACAGGATGGCGAACAGGGTGAAGATCCCTTCCACCTCGGCGCCGACCACAAAGCGCCTCGCCATGAGGAACAGGGCGAAGGCAACGGCACCGAGCGCGGTGATGATGCCGGTAAGGGCGAAGAGTTGCAGCGGCACCACGGAAAAGCCGGTCATCAGGTCGAAGTTCAGGCGGACCAGCTTGTAGAGCGAGTACTTGCTCTCTCCCTCGCTGCGCTCCGCGTGCGCCACCTCGACCTCGCTAGGGCTCGACGCGAAGGTCTGGGCGAGGGCCGGGATGAAGGTGCTTGCCTCGCAGCAGCGGTTGATGTTGTCCACCACGTTGCGGTGGTAGGCGCGCAGCATGCAACCGTAGTCGGTCATCCTCATGCCGGTCATTTTCCGCGTGGTTATGTTGACCAGGCGCGAAGCGCTCTTGCGGAAGAACGTGTCCTGCCGGTTTTGCCGGATGGACCCCACCACGTCGTGTCCAAGCTCCATTTCGGCTACCAGCTTGGGTATCTCCTCGGGCGGGTTCTGCAGGTCCGCGTCCAGGGTGATCACGATCTCGCCTCGGCTGATCTCGAAGGCGGCCATGATGGCCATGTGCTGGCCGAAGTTGCCGTTGAATTCGATCACCCGCACTTCAGGGTATTCCCCGGCCATGCGTTTCAGGATTTCCAGCGAGCGGTCGCGGCTCCCATCGTCGGTGAAGATGATTTCAAAGGGGCGCCCCATCCCGCGCAGCACGGGGTAGAGGCGCCCCATCAGGTTGTCTAGGTTCCCTTCCTCGTTGTAGACGGGAACGACGATGGATAGGTAGGGGGTCATTTGCGGTTCCTTGCGATCACGATCTTTACAGCTTCAACTACGTCGCGCGCGTCTTCTTGCGTCATTTTCGGGAAAAGCGGCAGCGACAGGATGCGGTCGGAGGCGTAGTCGGCGTTTGGGAGCGAGTTTTCCGGCTGCGGCAGGTTGGCCTGGTACCAGGCGTGTCGGTGTACCGCCTTGTAGTGCAGTCCGGTGCCGATGTTGAGTTCCTTCAACTGCGCCATGAAGCCGTCCCGGTCGATGGAGAGCCGCTCGATTTTAACCAGCGGCGTATAGAGGTGCCAGGCGTGGCGCTGGCTGTAGGGGGCGTACGCGGGGAGGCTTAGTTCAGCCACGTCGGCAAGCTCTTGGTTGTAGAAATGGGCGATCTCGGTGCGCCGGTCGATGAAGCCGTCCAGCTTGGGGAGCTGGTGGATCCCCAGGGCCGCCTGGATGTCCATCATGTTGTACTTGAAACCGGGAAGCACGATGTCGTAGCCCGGCGTCCCGCTCACCGCGAAGCGCTTCCACGCCTCGCGGCTCATGCCGTGGAACTTCAAAAGCGACACCTCTTCGGCAATCGCTTCATCCGCGGTGCAGACCATCCCCCCCTCGCCGGTGGTGATGTTCTTGTTGGGGTGGAATGAGAAGATGGAGATGCTGTCCAGGGAGCCGATTTTGCGCCCCTTGTACTCGGTGCCGGCGGCGTGTGCCGCGTCTTCGATGACGGTAAGGTTGAACTCGCGGGCCAGATCGAAGATCGGGTCCATGTCGCAGGACTGCCCCGCGAAGTGCACCGGGATGATGGCCCTGGTGCGCGGGGTGATCTTCTCTCGTATCTTCCCGGCGTCTATGTTAAGGGTTCCCGGCTCGATATCGACGAGGACCGGCTTAAGGCCACAGAGAACGCAGATGCTCACCGTAGAGGCGAAGGTCATCGGGGTGGTGATCACCTCGTCCCCTTCCCGGAATTTCAAGGCCAAAAGGGTCAGGTGCAGCCCGGCGGTGGCCGAGGAGAGGGACACCGCGAACGGGGCGCCGACATAGGCGCGGAACTCCTCCTCGAAGCGCTTTACCTTCGGTCCGGTGGTGATCCAGCCCGATTTGAGTGAATCGACCACCTCGTTGATTTCGGCATCCTCGATGGTCGGGGTGGAAAAGGGTAGAAATTCGCTGCGCACGTGGCCTCCGGTAGCTTACAAAAGGTGCTGGATGGTTTCCCGCTTCTCGATCAGGTAGAAGTCGAGGGTCTCTTTCAACGCGTCATCCACAGTGGTGCGCGGCTCCCACCCCAGTCGTGCCTTGGCGTTTTTCACGGAAGGGACCCTGTTCAGCATGTCCTGGTACCCCTTTCCGTAGTATTGCGCGGAGCTGACCTCGATTATGGGGCAGGCAAGCGCCTTCTCCCGGTATTCGGGGTACTGCTGTACCATTGCCACAAGCTTATGGGCAAGTTCCTTTACCGACAGGTCGTTGTCGGGGTTGCCGATATTGAAGATCCCGGAATCGGCGCAGCCGTCACGGTTCTCAATGATCCGCATCAGGCAGTCGATACCGTCCTCGAGGAAGGTGAAGGAACGGCGCTGCTCTCCGCCGTCCACGAGCTGGATCGGCTCGCCGGCCAGGATGTTGTAGAGGAACTGGGTCAGGACGCGGGAACTCCCCTCCTTCGCGGTGCTGATCGAGTCCAGCTTCGGGCCGATCCAGTTGAAGGGGCGGAACAGGGTGTAGCGCAGTCCCTCATGGGCGCCGTAGGCATAAATGACCCGGTCCAGCATCTGCTTGGCGCAGGAGTAGATCCAGCGCTCCTTGTTGATCGGGCCCAGCATGAGCGGCGAGTTCTCCTCGTCGAACTCGCGATCGGGGCTCATCCCGTAGACCTCCGAGGTGGAGGGGAAGATGATCCGCTTGTTGTACTTGGCGCAGAGGCGAATGATCTTGAGGTTCTCCTCGAAGTCGAGTTCGAAGACCCTGAGGGGGTCTTTGACGTAGGTGATGGGGGTGGCGATGGCAACCAGGGGGAGCACCACGTCGCACTTTTTGATGTTGTACTCGATCCATTCCTTGTTGATGGTGATGTCCCCTTCCAGGAAGTGAAAGCGGGAATTGCCGATGGAACGCTCCAGCTTATCGCTGGCCATGTCGAGGCCAAAGACCTCCCAGTCGGTGGTGGTCAGGATGCGATGGGTGAGGGCGTTGCCGATGAAGCCGTTAACTCCGAGAATTAGTACTTTCAATGGTTTCTCCTTTGCTGCTGATAACGCTCCGGCTGCGGTGACCGCGCCGGAACCAGAATGTTTATCTGTTGGTGACGAGGTAGTGTTTCGAACTCTGCCACAGGATGCGCGGCGGGATGACGGAGCCGGCTTTAAGTTCCCCCAGGGTTTCCCGCTGAACCATGGCGTACACCGGCTTGGGCCCGTTCCAGAGCGCGAGGAATGCGGGGCGCTCCAAAAACCAGGCGGACTGGTCGCCTATCTTGCTGCCGAATTCGATCTCGCCGGCACCGTCGAAGATGGCGACGCGCCGCCCCGCGTAGAAGGAGAGCCCCTGACGCAGCCCTTGGCTTACCAGCACAGCGTCCGGGCTGGCAAGCCGTTTGACTATTTCGCCCGGCTCGCGGTACGACTTGCGCTCCGCGAAGATCGGGAAGACGAATTGGGGCGCGGCCAGGAAGAGGAGGATCGAGCCAAGAACGAGGCCGCCTAAGAGCAGGCGCGGGTCCCGGCGCCTGGCCGCCGCGAGGGCGACGATCCCCTGCGCGAGGAATATCGAACCGATGACGCTTCCTCCGACGAATGTCACGAGTGGCCCGTGCGCCACCAAAGGGTACAAGACGGCGGCGCAGCCCAAAAGGATGAGGACGCAACCGAATACGAGCGCGGGGCGGCGTAGCGGACGGAACTCCCCGTTCAGCGCTTTATCGAACAGCGCGCCGATGAGTATGGCGAGGGCCGGGTAGACCGGCAGGATGTAGGCAGGCAGCTTCGAGTTCGACTTCGAAAAAAACACGAAGATGATGATCGCCCACAGCGCGAGGTATAGGCGCGCCTCCCCGCCGGGGAGGGTGCGCTCGCGCCAGAAGCCGCGCAACGCCGCCGGGATGAAGAAGGACCAGGGGATCATGAAGCCGAAGAGGATGGGGATGAAGTACCAAAACGGCTGGTAACGGTGATGCACCGTGGTCAGGAAGCGCTCGAAATGCTCGTGAATGAAGAAGAACTGGAAGAACTCCGGGTTGTCCCGGCACACCAGCACGAACCAGGGGGCCGCGACC
Proteins encoded in this region:
- a CDS encoding glycosyltransferase, with the protein product MTPYLSIVVPVYNEEGNLDNLMGRLYPVLRGMGRPFEIIFTDDGSRDRSLEILKRMAGEYPEVRVIEFNGNFGQHMAIMAAFEISRGEIVITLDADLQNPPEEIPKLVAEMELGHDVVGSIRQNRQDTFFRKSASRLVNITTRKMTGMRMTDYGCMLRAYHRNVVDNINRCCEASTFIPALAQTFASSPSEVEVAHAERSEGESKYSLYKLVRLNFDLMTGFSVVPLQLFALTGIITALGAVAFALFLMARRFVVGAEVEGIFTLFAILFFFIGVTIFGIGIVGEYVGRIYQEVRRRPRYVVRRIHGGSDEG
- a CDS encoding phospholipid carrier-dependent glycosyltransferase, translated to MQIPLYDRIRPDESRRRDLLILTLVFGLLFLQFLGHSPLIDPDETRYAEIPREMLERGDLITPLLNYVKYFEKPVLLYWLNALSFSMFGIGEFSARLACALSGLGTVLFSYHLGRELFGRRVGLLSALVLGCCTGFLIQSRMNITDIPLTFTMTAALGSYILAAREAERPKAGYYYLFYLFAALAVLAKGLIGMVLPGAVIFWHIVLTRRWRILKEMRLFTGLILFFAVAAPWFVLVCRDNPEFFQFFFIHEHFERFLTTVHHRYQPFWYFIPILFGFMIPWSFFIPAALRGFWRERTLPGGEARLYLALWAIIIFVFFSKSNSKLPAYILPVYPALAILIGALFDKALNGEFRPLRRPALVFGCVLILLGCAAVLYPLVAHGPLVTFVGGSVIGSIFLAQGIVALAAARRRDPRLLLGGLVLGSILLFLAAPQFVFPIFAERKSYREPGEIVKRLASPDAVLVSQGLRQGLSFYAGRRVAIFDGAGEIEFGSKIGDQSAWFLERPAFLALWNGPKPVYAMVQRETLGELKAGSVIPPRILWQSSKHYLVTNR
- a CDS encoding bifunctional UDP-4-keto-pentose/UDP-xylose synthase, coding for MKVLILGVNGFIGNALTHRILTTTDWEVFGLDMASDKLERSIGNSRFHFLEGDITINKEWIEYNIKKCDVVLPLVAIATPITYVKDPLRVFELDFEENLKIIRLCAKYNKRIIFPSTSEVYGMSPDREFDEENSPLMLGPINKERWIYSCAKQMLDRVIYAYGAHEGLRYTLFRPFNWIGPKLDSISTAKEGSSRVLTQFLYNILAGEPIQLVDGGEQRRSFTFLEDGIDCLMRIIENRDGCADSGIFNIGNPDNDLSVKELAHKLVAMVQQYPEYREKALACPIIEVSSAQYYGKGYQDMLNRVPSVKNAKARLGWEPRTTVDDALKETLDFYLIEKRETIQHLL
- a CDS encoding DegT/DnrJ/EryC1/StrS family aminotransferase — its product is MRSEFLPFSTPTIEDAEINEVVDSLKSGWITTGPKVKRFEEEFRAYVGAPFAVSLSSATAGLHLTLLALKFREGDEVITTPMTFASTVSICVLCGLKPVLVDIEPGTLNIDAGKIREKITPRTRAIIPVHFAGQSCDMDPIFDLAREFNLTVIEDAAHAAGTEYKGRKIGSLDSISIFSFHPNKNITTGEGGMVCTADEAIAEEVSLLKFHGMSREAWKRFAVSGTPGYDIVLPGFKYNMMDIQAALGIHQLPKLDGFIDRRTEIAHFYNQELADVAELSLPAYAPYSQRHAWHLYTPLVKIERLSIDRDGFMAQLKELNIGTGLHYKAVHRHAWYQANLPQPENSLPNADYASDRILSLPLFPKMTQEDARDVVEAVKIVIARNRK